A DNA window from Thiobacillus denitrificans ATCC 25259 contains the following coding sequences:
- a CDS encoding low molecular weight protein-tyrosine-phosphatase — MAVRVLFVCMGNICRSPMAEGMFRKALREAGLESRVEIDSAGTHAYHVGSPPDPRAQQAIRQRGEDISDLRGRKVADADFERFDYILVMDRDNYERLIERAPAEHHGKIRRLLSFSRKWPNLDVVDPYYGGAQGFEENLDMIEDAVQGLIREITGGNQVRMRSGS, encoded by the coding sequence ATGGCTGTCAGGGTTCTTTTTGTTTGCATGGGCAATATCTGCCGCTCGCCGATGGCGGAAGGCATGTTCCGCAAGGCGCTACGTGAGGCAGGGCTCGAAAGCCGGGTCGAGATCGACTCGGCGGGCACCCACGCCTACCACGTCGGTTCGCCGCCCGACCCACGCGCACAGCAGGCGATTCGCCAGCGCGGCGAGGACATCAGCGACCTGCGCGGACGCAAGGTGGCGGACGCCGATTTCGAGCGCTTCGACTACATCCTGGTGATGGACCGCGACAACTACGAGCGCCTGATCGAGCGCGCGCCCGCCGAGCACCACGGCAAGATCCGCCGCCTGCTGTCGTTCAGCCGCAAGTGGCCCAACCTCGACGTCGTCGACCCTTATTACGGCGGCGCGCAGGGCTTCGAGGAAAACCTCGACATGATCGAGGACGCGGTGCAGGGTCTGATCCGGGAAATCACGGGCGGAAACCAGGTCAGGATGCGATCGGGAAGCTGA